The following coding sequences lie in one Leptospira inadai serovar Lyme str. 10 genomic window:
- a CDS encoding N-acetylmuramoyl-L-alanine amidase family protein, translating into MEKNQILLRGLILLLFFGIAPLSAQVRIATIGKNRYVHLEEIRKRIPSLQTKFEPAILVGSIFHPSGEIRFRIGSSFYAINGSLEKTSLPVLYQDRDFLLPPEVVEAVFVRLLPDDVKYEFHETELVFEILPKAELLRLSSIIIDAGHGGKDPGTSSTKGFQEKSVSLQVAKILKKFLNKVYPEVRVVLTRGDDTFVELERRSEIANKEIQKGGSVVFVSLHCNASISEDVNGFEVYYLSQTPSTESARETSILENRIVGKKGSLGIKRIQAGMVSSLVQRRSRSLAHTVESEMKKKLGPKILSRGVKKADFSVLRGSLMPAILVEMGYLTNGKESELLASQAGQVAIAKSVLEGIRAYELAKD; encoded by the coding sequence TTGGAAAAAAATCAAATCCTTCTTCGGGGACTGATTCTACTCCTTTTCTTCGGAATTGCTCCGCTTTCCGCCCAAGTTCGCATAGCCACGATCGGAAAAAATCGCTATGTGCACTTGGAGGAAATTCGTAAGCGGATTCCCAGCCTCCAAACGAAATTCGAGCCGGCGATTCTCGTCGGTTCGATTTTTCATCCTTCCGGAGAAATTCGCTTTCGGATCGGTTCGTCCTTTTACGCAATCAACGGAAGTTTGGAAAAAACAAGCCTTCCAGTACTGTATCAGGATCGGGATTTTCTACTTCCTCCCGAAGTGGTGGAAGCCGTTTTCGTACGTCTCTTACCCGACGATGTTAAGTATGAATTTCATGAGACCGAATTGGTCTTCGAGATTCTCCCCAAAGCGGAGCTCCTCCGTTTATCGTCGATTATCATAGATGCCGGTCACGGCGGAAAGGACCCTGGCACTTCTTCTACTAAAGGCTTCCAGGAAAAGTCCGTCTCGCTTCAAGTCGCTAAAATACTAAAGAAATTCCTAAATAAAGTATATCCCGAAGTGCGGGTCGTTTTAACGAGAGGAGACGATACTTTCGTCGAACTAGAACGAAGATCGGAAATTGCCAATAAAGAAATCCAAAAAGGCGGATCGGTCGTATTCGTCAGTTTACATTGTAACGCATCGATATCCGAGGATGTGAACGGTTTCGAAGTATATTATCTTTCGCAAACACCTTCTACCGAATCGGCCCGAGAGACTTCGATTCTGGAAAACCGTATTGTAGGAAAAAAGGGAAGCTTAGGAATCAAAAGAATACAGGCAGGGATGGTGTCCTCCCTGGTCCAACGCCGAAGCCGTTCTCTAGCGCATACTGTCGAATCGGAGATGAAAAAAAAGCTCGGTCCTAAGATATTGTCCCGAGGAGTCAAAAAGGCCGATTTCTCGGTTTTACGCGGGAGCTTAATGCCTGCGATTCTCGTAGAGATGGGTTATTTGACGAACGGGAAAGAATCCGAACTTCTGGCGAGTCAGGCCGGGCAAGTGGCGATTGCAAAAAGCGTCCTGGAAGGAATACGAGCCTATGAACTGGCAAAAGATTAA